The following is a genomic window from Bradysia coprophila strain Holo2 chromosome IV unlocalized genomic scaffold, BU_Bcop_v1 contig_5, whole genome shotgun sequence.
CCCGTCATAGGGTGTAGTTGTTCTTCTTGCAGTGGTTGGTCTGGTTCGCCTTGTCGTTGTTGTAGTTTCAGTTGTGGTAGTAGTTGGTCTGTTTGCCTTGTCGTTGTTGTAGCTTAAGTTGTGGTAGTAGTTGGTATGGTTCGCCTTGTCGTTGTTGTAGCTTCAGTTGTGGTAGCAGTTGGTCTAGTTCgtcttgttgttgttgtagctTCAGTTGTGGTAGCAGTTGGTCTAGTTCgtcttgttgttgttgtggctTCAGTTGTTGTAGCAGTTGGTCTAGTTCgtcttgttgttgttgtagctTCAGTTGTGGTAGTAGTTGGTCTAGTTCGCCTTGTCGTTGTTGTAGCTTCAGTTGTGGTCCAATGAGGTGGCAAAGTCCAGTTTGACGGCAATGTCCATTGTGGCGGCCAAGTCCAGTTTGACGGTAATGTCCAGTGGGGCGGCAATGTCCAGTTGCCTGGAAGTGTCCAATTTGTAGGGGGTGTTTGAGTAGTTGGAGTTGGCGTAGTCCATGTAGGCATTGTCCAATTCGGAGTCGACCAAGTAGGTGTGGTCCATGTAGGCATTGTCCAATTCGGAGTCGACCAAGTAGGTGTGGTCCATGTAGGCGAGGTCCAATTCGGAGTCGTCCATGTAGGTGAAGTCCAATTCGGAGTCGTCCATGTAGGCGAGGTCCAATTCGGAGTCGTCCATGTAGGTGAAGTCCAATTCGGAGTCGTCCATGTAGGCAAGGTCCAATTTGGAGTGGTCCATGTAGGTGAAGTCCAATTCGGAGTCGTCCATGTAGGCGATGTCCAATTCGGAGTCGTCCATGTAGGCGAGGTCCAATTAGGAGTCGTCCACGTAGGTGAAGTCCAATTAGGAGTCGTCCATGTAGGCGTAGTAAAATTAGGAGTCGTCCATGTAGGCGTAGTAAAATTTGGAGTGGTCAATGTAGGTGAGGTAAAATTCGGAGTAGTCCATGTAGGCGTAGTAAAAGTTGGAGTAGTCCATGTAGGCATAGTAAAATTTGGAGTTGACCAAGTAGGTGTGGTCCATGTAGGAAAGGTGAAATTCGGAGTAGTCCATGTAGGTGTAGTCCAATTCGGAGTTGTAGAAGTAGGTTCCGATGTAGTTGGTTCAGTTGGTTGTTCCGATGTTGGTGGTTCCGATGTTATTTGTTCACAACCGGCATTTTCTGGATGATCACAAACGCCTATATTTGGATTGAAATGAGTTCCATCTCGACACATGATCTTGTATAAAACACCGTGAGAACACTGATAAAACGATTCACAGTCGAATGGATTTGGATACAACTCGCCATGGTTGCATTCCGCTGAGATAACATTAGTTAAATAAACCAAGAAAATAGCCGTAAGGAATATAACTTTGTGGATAGacattctttcaaattttacgtGTTGTTATTGGAAGATGATTCCGAATTAAGCTGGTCACCGACTAATTCAATAACTTTTATAAGCAAAAATTATCTCATCGATAAGATTAGAATATTcccaaaacttaaaaattatctttttttcgagaaatttgtttcaattcctCGACTTCTCCGTAGTCTCCAGTACTCAATCATTATTTTTCATCATACTTCCCACACCAGAGTGTGCTATATCAATCGTTGAGAAATACCCAGACAATTTAAGATCAATTATTGTTTCAGAAGTGGATTTCAAGTGGAATGAATAAGCGAATCATTCATGTTTATCACGTTATCATATTTTAgttagaaaatttgatttttattgatgGCAAGTCATGAATGAAACCATGGCAATAACAATGATAAGAATGACAACAAAGACAGTCATTGACAATTATACCACCTgcaataaagtttttttttgagtcatcttgaaaatatgtaaaatacaatcAGCGCTTGTTAAAACGTCATTAGAACTTGCAGCTGGTGAAAACTTAAAATCAGGAATTTATGTAAGTACTGATAAAAAGTTTTGCATTTCGAGCCGCAGGTGAGTGCTTCCTAAACACATGGGAAACATAATTTCCAATTCTAGTTTTGCTGTGTTTTGTATggaatagtatattactataccagtgaaggaatttgatatatttgatatatttgagagctttagcccgaggtacttttactcatcgtaatacgagatatcaaattccttcactGGAAGACTTTTTACTAATGAGGGAAACGGCGCTTTCCTTCCCtattaaagtaaaataaatttatacaaaaatcctGCAGTCCTAGGAATACTGGAAAATACTGGCTACGCTTACAGCTTCGAATCGGAAAAATAACCGCAAAAATTGtaccgaaagaaaaaattatcgaaaaaaatgACCACCTAGTAATTCAAatgtttcgttgtaacaaagtaacaaagcAACAGAAAGTTGGTTGTTGAACTCTGTTTTTTCAcattggtaaaattcatctatttcaaaatgaatggaaatcaatttcttcatacaaattaccaagttttgaaatttaatatctcggccaaatcttaaccttatgtGGTgcgtgatagctcgttgaactcgtatggacgcccagattgcGAATAAAATAAGTGGGGAGTAGTACAAGCGGaaggggaaaagtcaaaaagttcgtgttCAAAactttcagtgtgaacggacttgcgtcacggcccttcactaacgtaagGCCATGATAATTCACATTACATGAGGACTAAATTTTATGAACTTACTCGTGTGATTTTAGGCATCGCGCGTTGGAAactattattttgacaaaaatgtcGACTTTGCAAGTACCTCATgtaattactttcgcagcatccagtGTAATCTATACTATACGTCCGTATCCGTAAGGAAGTTCTCTAAACCAATTGTTTTCTCTTCtcttatttacttactcataTCAAACCATCTAAGTATGACCATTGGTCATTGACCAATTCATCATCAATTTTCACATAGAAACAGTCAAATACTGAAAATTGATAGCTCTATCTGGCGTGAATTTCGGGAATTTCGTTGTAAAAAACAAGCGCGATAGCAGCGACTTATCAGCTTAGTAAATGATAACATTCGCCTtgttgaaaattgtgaaaataggAAGTGAATGACTAGGAAACAAGATACAGGAAATATCTCGAAGATGACAGTAATTGATCCAGTCGCGAATGTAAATGCACATCTACTCTAATCCGTCCATTCTAGAGCGGAGGAAATGTTAACGTCACCGTTGAGAATGTAAAAAGTGGCGATGTTTCGTCGGGGCGATTTCGTTGAAACCGGAGAACCACTGGTTCCGAACATGAAACAATCACAATTTTAgctgaaaatcaatttatttacgaATATCTCTCAACATCATGACATACTACTGTGTATATGTTGTGAAGTCCTCCTTCAACCAAGGCGAATCGATACCACTAGACGTGGTGCTGTTACCTGAGTGATCTGACGTTGACGAAATGTTATCTTTCAAAAGCTGTACGATCGGAAAgagaattatgaaaaaaactgGCCGCTAGTGTCAATCGTATCGTTGCAATTCTTACCTTCGCTCGAAGATGCTTTATTTTGCGCAATCGTTCCAACCAATTCGATGCGTACGGActttgatttttcgtttttagtgATTGTGATACAAGCGAAGCCAACTGTCGAAAATGATTCATCGAATTCAATTCGCCTCTTTTACGGTAAAACTTAAAGTACTTACATTAGCGTGCAGAGCCAACTGTCTAGCTAATAATGGCGCACTACTGTCGGACACAATTTTCGGTTCTGAATAGCCCACATATTTGGACACATCTTCCTTAGACCGCACGAAAATTCGGTTACTGTTCAGTTCCATGGGTTCAACGATGACGCACGCATAGTTGAATTGACCCTGGAAGATTTTGCAGCAAAAGATTAATGCGGGAAAGACCGGTCGCTCgcatgaaattgattaaaattgaaCGCGATCCACTTTCCATTATCTCTCTAGAGGCATTACGGTCGACTCATATCGCACTGTACTTCCTACAGAATGAGCTTCAACACTCACCTTGATGGTATTCAAATTGTACTCCTCGTTGCTTTCTTTGTACACGATCGTAACGTAATCATTCCCGATGTGCTTCTTCTTCTCGTGACACAACGGATCCTGTTCCTTATTCGGCATCAGTGTGGCCACATGGAATGTCACCTGAACGATGTCATCCTGCCAAATGTACGTGAAATTGCCATCGCGTCCCGTCGAATCCATGTTGACAAATAAATTATGTTCCTTCGCGTCCTTCAACGACACCAACGTTCCCAAGTTCTTCAAAAACTGAGTGTACCGAAAGCTGCCATAACGATTCTTCAGTATGTCCGTTTCGTTTGCACACTGCCCCGGTCCCACATACAGGACACCGATCTTATGTGTTTCAAACGGCGGTATCAGATCCAACAATGCAATCGCCTTGGCATTGTTCGCTCCAATGTGAATGGGATGATCGACGGATGAATTCGGACCGGTGTTGTACAGTTGCAAGAAGACTGAGCTTGGACTAATGCCCGTGCGTGCTGTAATTGTAAAGGTTTTGTGTGAGTCGTCGGTTTCAATTCGGAACTATCTTCACGAGCAACTTACTGCCACGGAATGTCCATTTCGAGTTGTCACGATTATCATGTTCTCGCACAACCGAAATGGTCTTGGATCGTCCTCGATGATACGAATCACCATTACTTGATGCTGTTCCAGCGGATGGAGCAAATTGAATTGATGCAATTTTGTTAGCTGCATTTTTGGCCAAAAGTCTCGGCGATAGCGGTGCAGGTGAATGAGGTGGCTTTGTTGTCACTTTGGGCATATCCATCGGCAGTTTTAGTTTCGATGTTGCGGGTTGATCAGCTTTCTGATCCGTTTTACATGGCATTAAGGCATCGTCAGCAGAAAGCTGCTTTTTCGGTGGGCTTTGACTGTGCGTTTGTAGTGACTGCTTAGCGTCGGCAACGGTTTCACTTGTTGGAAATGAAGACGAAGGAACCAATGTGGCAGGTTTGGCCGTCACAGCCGTTGCACTGGCCACAAGAACCTTCGGATGTAGACTAGTTTCCACCTCTTTGACAGAATCCGGATGGCTCGGTGGTGTCGATCCAGCAATTTCTTCCGGAATGGCTTCGCAACTCACTCTCATATCTTTTCCAaagcttttctttttctgctGTTGTTCACCTTCCACATTGATACCTTCCTCCTCCTGGCCGGCACCACCTCCAGAATTACTTCCGATTGGATTTTTTTGCCCCAGAAACGGATTCTTCCAACTGGAACTCATTTCAGGACTAGAATTCACTCTCCTTACTGGGTTTCTGAGCCTCGAGGCTTCATCATCTTCAAAAGGTACATCCGGATTTTCATCGTCCTTTTCCGGTTCAACATCACTAAAACTTCCAGCTGCTTCCTTTTTCGGCTGAGATTGCTTCGGTATGTCTATCGGTGATGTAACTGTCTCGCTCGGGGGAGAAATCGACTTTTGTTTCACTGACAAATTGTTGCTTTCCACTTCCCTTTTCTGCTCTTCCTGCGACTTAACGTCTGATAGTTCACTCGAGAGTACGGCAATTTTCCGTTGATGATCGATGATCGTTTCCGGAGTGAGTGTACTTGAGTTCAAGAATGGACTATCAGCGAGAAAATCGGAACCAAACACTCCGCCCAACGACGGCATGAACAGCGTTATCAAATCTTGCAGAGGAACTTCGGTCGGTGTGTCAATGGACATCTGATTTTGGACGCGCATGATCCATGATATGTTTCCAGTCGGACGTCGAACGCATATTTCCGCCCAGCCGGTACACGAACAACTGCACGTTTGCTTCGATCGTTCGGGAATCTGTTGCGGTGACGTTTGCAAATTCGATGAAATCGACTGATTGGAACGGGCCGAATTGATGAAAGAATCCGTATTGTCGGGTGTGTCAGGATTACTGCCACGCCGTGATAGAAATTCTAACGATCCGGATGTGCTGCTGAAACGTGCATCATTCGAAGTTTGTCGGAAGAATCGACTGCCGCTGTCAGTGCTTTGATGATATGGTGTTGGAACAGTTGATGACGATATCGAAGATGTTGTGCTCGACGATTCTTGTCCGCTGAGATTTTGATCGATTTTAGTTAGGCTACGAAAGAATCACAGGTCAAAATGACGTACCTTGTGTGTTGGAGACTGGCTTTCGTATAGCGTTTATTCACGGACGATGAATCCGTACGCGTTGACACTGTTTCAGGTGATGTGGGCCCCATTGACGAGTTACCACTAGCTCGTGTAGAAGCTTTGCAGAGTAGCGCGCAACGGTCACACAATCCATTACGTAGCTGATGTGAATTGCATCCACTGGTTGTGATGGTGATAATATTGTGACCGACCAACCAACTTTGTGACTGCCCGCCGGCAAGTAAGGAACTTACAGTCGGAAATCTAAACGCGAAAATTGATCTGTAAGTGAGCTCTCGTTGAACTAAGGACCAAGCTAACCTCTTCGGCAGGGCCGAACACGGCGAGAACGTGTGTCGTGCCAAGAAATCGATGCAAGTCTCAGCCAATTCCATATGGAAATTGTACAAAGCATCGTCTTGCTTCGGCCGGGTTGTTATCTTTTGCAACGTTCGATCGCGATGTCTGGAGCTTTGCTCCGTCAAACTCGAACTGCGTTTACGGTTCGACGAATCTTCGTTGTTCATCTGCGAGAAATCCATTTTCTTGATTTCGTGGAAGGGAATCTGAATGTTCGTCTCGAAATTCTGTGGAAGGTGAAGGTGATTGGGTTAATGCGACCACTGTGTTGCGGACTAGTGTTTACCTTGATGATGTAattaacaaagtttcgtcggAGCGGAACTTTGCACTTCAAGAACCAGCCGGCTATGACGTGATGGGCCAAAGAGACAGTGTAATGGTCGTACTTGTACGGATTTGTATACGGCACCGATATCGCAAACACGTACATGTATTGCACTAGCACAAAATTGGCGAATCGTCGACTGGGCAAACGGATCAGTgctaaaaaatggaaattgaaatttccacCGCCATTCGTCGAATGAGGCAAACTTACTGGACAAAAATTCGAGTACGGGCACGGCTACATTGACAGTGGTCGACATTTTACTCATTTCCAACAAAACTTCCGGCAAATGTCGCAACATCATTTCCGGCATCTCCAGCAGCATAACGGTTAACGCATGGACACACACTTGGGGATTCCGTGAAAAAAGTCCCGTCGTTAGTGCCTCAATCATATGCTTCTGCGTGTGTTGACCGATTACTTGGTTGTACGGGACCAGACTCGCAATGTTCGGCAAGATCAACGCATGGAGTTCGGCGAAATTGGGCCGATTCATAGACGGAGCCAGGAGGTCCATGGAGTTTTTGTTCATGTACTGAAATTGGTAATTGTGTCATTAGCAGCGGAGCATTGACTCCGAGAGATGCAGGTGAATCCACCATCTACTTACCATTCCAATCAAAGTTGTCGCCAATGTATCCATATCGTTCCCCTGAAGAATGGCCTTGTTCTGCAATATATTCGGCAGCTCCTTCAGCACCAACTGTATGATGTTCCAATCCTTTTCCTTTTTCAAACATTCGACGATACGTTTGCAACCGCGTCGTATCGATATGGTCGAGAACATCGATGTTGGTACACTGGACACATCGCTTTGTTGCCCCGATCCGGATGATTGGCCGGATTGGGTTTGTTGGGCTTGGGTGTGTTGAAAACTCATGGCGTGGTGTTGATGATGCTGATCGATGCCAAGGTAATGACTGAATCTGACTTGATTGACGTTGCTCATATCGGGATAGCCAATGTGAAATGTTGCGTTGGCCCTCGCTCGCAGCATCCAACCGAATATTTTTGAACGAATCGTGCTGGAGTAATCGAGCAGAGCCGGTGTCTGGTAATACTTTTCCAGATGTCCGATCAACAAATGGTAGATTTTGATGGCGTGTGACGATGGTAATCGATAGAGTTTCACGATGAAGGTCTGACGgaagaaattatttgtcaAAAATTGTGACTTTCGGTCAATTTGCAAGACTTACATCGATTAAACCGTCCACAATGGTAACAACATCCTGAATATCGGCGTCAGTTCTCAGTGTCGTTTTGTTGTGTTCATACATTTCGAAAGGACGGTTCAGTAGCTGCAAATGTAAAGGAACACAATTGAAGCAATGCTTCGCGTATCGAGGTATTCCAACAGACCTTTTCCACAATGTCCAACAACTCGAGACATCGCTTCGAATCGCAATGCCATGCAAAATCGATTAACAATTTGCCAACGGCACTCCTCACATTTATATCAGGCTCCATGTGAACATTACTGAAGTGCGGTATGACCACCCTCTCCAATATTTCCTCTTCATACGCGGCACGATTGACGTCCATGATTTGTATTAACGATTGCAGCGATTTAACCCGAATGTTGGCATTCTTCATGCCATAAAATCGTTCGATGAAATTGTACAGAGCCTGCAGCCATTCCGGCTTCGTGGCACCAATTTTCGACGACGCGTAATTGATCAAATGCATGCACGACACTTCCGGTCGGTCTTCGCACACCGATTCGATCAGTTTGTAGATGCGATCCGGATTGGCGGCGATTTCGTTTTTCTGGAGCAGAGACTCGATGATGTTGATCGTTTCGTGGAATGATGTTTGGACGATGTGATCTTTGGATAGGGAACTGGTCTTCTCTGTGgtgacaaaaaaatgttttaaaaaaaatgggaagGAAATGGTATTTTGTTCAGCGaagggaaaaaagttggaaatttcattttgagggTGTTGTTTGTCGACAGAGCGTAGCGAGAGCAACAATTCAcacgagaaaatgaaattttttactttttccccgaggtcaacacaacgtttttcacaacaaaagcTCCCTGAAGCTTCAGCTGagatgagaaaatgactattttctcgtctGAGCTgtgaaaaatttgttggaatATTGGAGGGACCCAGTCAATGCATTTTTTCGTTCCACCGAAAGtaacaatttctttcaatatgCCCGTAATGATCCAATTTCTATTGTTCCGAATCGtctttcatttaattccaaaaGTCAATTATCCAAAGATTCCACAGAATACACTTCGCCGTTCGACTGCGAACTTAGACAAATGTTCACAGCGACAATTTAGGCGCTCGCTTTTACTAGACCAGTTTCCACATCTACTCAACTAATTCACTTTTGAGCTCAACATTTCTTTCctctcaacaaaaagtactgcGTGAGAGAGCGAACTGTCAATAAAACaacgcaaaaattgaaaaaaatcaattttgtctctcagaCGGAGTACTGTCAAGCCTTACTAGGTTCCACAATCCACTTTACACTGCGTCACACATAAACCAATTACACAAACTGCAATGAATATTCTTGTAGGAAAGAAGTGCGGCAAGGTGCAACTTTTCGACCACCTGAGGTGGAACTGTGCAATTTATCCAATTAGAATGTTTACATTGATTACAATGAAATGAACCACAGGGTAACGTTGGAACATTTGTGGATTGACACATTTCGGttaaaatcacaattttcgtTGGAACGAAGCAAATAGATTTTTCGAACGTCCACATGTGGCACATGTGAACCTTAGGACGAATCGTTCTAATTTACCGTAAAACGAAATATTCTCCGATATTGCGCAGAGAATGTCACATATCACATCCCACGACGGTTCACTTAGTTTGTTGCCGTTCATTTTGATCAACCGTTGAATGCTCAGAATGACCTCGTACGTAACTATGATTCGCTTACTACCGAGTGCCTGAAACAACAATCCATTTCAGTTCCCGTTCATCCCGAATCGCTGTTCCAACACTCACATGCAAAAAACTCATCAATACGGTCGACGGCGAACAGCGTAACTTCGGTACGGCCGATCCCCACAATCCCATGTTAATGTGAAAAACTGCTCCACGCAGTAGTGCTTCGTCGTTGTACATCAATTCGTCGTTCAAAATTTTGCACATCGTCAACAGTGCAGCATGGCCCAGATTCGTGCCCAGtagatttttcataattttccacGAAGCCTGGCAATAATTCTCCCGGTTGACGGTATGGCACAGTGCCACTATACACAACGGTAACGTTTCGATTGGTATGCCTCGACAGCACAGGGCTGCGTCCAGCACCTGAAGACATTGCAAAACGGTTCGTGTGTCGTCGATTCGGGAGCTGAGGCAACACGCATTTCTGAAAGATTAAACTTTGTCAGACGACAGGCGACACTCGAGACAAAAATCGATTCTCATTTACTGGACAATCCCCACCAGATCGTTGTTTTCCAGATGGGCTGCGTTGTATTTGATCATATTGACAAGCACTTCCAAATACGATTCGGTGACACCTTCATCCACAATGACCTGAATCCATTGCACCATAAACGCACCGATGCTATCCTCAAAGTCTTTGATATTTTTGCCGTTATCCGTTAACGTTCTCAATATGTCCAGGCGCTGCAGAGTGTCCTCGGCAACATTGTGCTCCTGAATGACACGGAAAAAGTGCCCACGCATCAGGCCTAAACTTTCGAACTGTCCTTGGATCAGTTTCTGGTAAAATACTAGCGCTGTTTGCCGCTGTTCAGCCGGCTTGTTTGGAACTATCAAATCTTTGGTGAGATCCCATAGTTTCTTAATCGATGCCTGTTGTGCGATAAAAGAAATCGATTAGAGAACTTGTCGAGCCGTCAGACCAATGGTCACCCCTAACATCTTCTAATTTGTTTGCCTTAACGGCATCCCCTAATTCCCTGAGTGTTTTGCATCTCTGTGCCACTGGTGTCTCCGGCTGAAGGTTGCGCTCAAGCTCAGCATCAACAGCAAAGTTAGATCTTTGATTGCCACCTTTTGATTTGCCGAgattaattttgtgaattgcAAATTTG
Proteins encoded in this region:
- the LOC119071761 gene encoding mucin-2-like isoform X3 → MSIHKVIFLTAIFLVYLTNVISAECNHGELYPNPFDCESFYQCSHGVLYKIMCRDGTHFNPNIGVCDHPENAGCEQITSEPPTSEQPTEPTTSEPTSTTPNWTTPTWTTPNFTFPTWTTPTWSTPNFTMPTWTTPTFTTPTWTTPNFTSPTWTTPNWTSPTWTTPNWTLPTWTTPNWTSPTWTTPNWTSPTWTTPNWTSPTWTTPNWTSPTWTTPTWSTPNWTMPTWTTPTWSTPNWTMPTWTTPTPTTQTPPTNWTLPGNWTLPPHWTLPSNWTWPPQWTLPSNWTLPPHWTTTEATTTTRRTRPTTTTTEATTRQTDQLLPQLKLQQRQGEPDQPLQEEQLHPMTGQIPIIQHRLHFHINIM
- the LOC119071761 gene encoding mucin-2-like isoform X2; amino-acid sequence: MSIHKVIFLTAIFLVYLTNVISAECNHGELYPNPFDCESFYQCSHGVLYKIMCRDGTHFNPNIGVCDHPENAGCEQITSEPPTSEQPTEPTTSEPTSTTPNWTTPTWTTPNFTFPTWTTPTWSTPNFTMPTWTTPTFTTPTWTTPNFTSPTWTTPNWTSPTWTTPNWTLPTWTTPNWTSPTWTTPNWTSPTWTTPNWTSPTWTTPNWTSPTWTTPTWSTPNWTMPTWTTPTWSTPNWTMPTWTTPTPTTQTPPTNWTLPGNWTLPPHWTLPSNWTWPPQWTLPSNWTLPPHWTTTEATTTTRRTRPTTTTTEATTTTRRTRPTATTTEATTTTRRTRPTATTTEATTTTRRTRPTATTTEATTTTRRTRPTTARRTTTPYDGSDSDYSA
- the LOC119071761 gene encoding mucin-2-like isoform X5, which gives rise to MSIHKVIFLTAIFLVYLTNVISAECNHGELYPNPFDCESFYQCSHGVLYKIMCRDGTHFNPNIGVCDHPENAGCEQITSEPPTSEQPTEPTTSEPTSTTPNWTTPTWTTPNFTFPTWTTPTWSTPNFTMPTWTTPTFTTPTWTTPNFTSPTWTTPTWSTPNWTMPTWTTPTWSTPNWTMPTWTTPTPTTQTPPTNWTLPGNWTLPPHWTLPSNWTWPPQWTLPSNWTLPPHWTTTEATTTTRRTRPTTTTTEATTTTRRTRPTATTTEATTTTRRTRPTATTTEATTTTRRTRPTATTTEATTTTRRTRPTTTTTETTTTTRRTRPTTARRTTTPYDGSDSDYSA
- the LOC119071761 gene encoding mucin-2-like isoform X4, producing the protein MSIHKVIFLTAIFLVYLTNVISAECNHGELYPNPFDCESFYQCSHGVLYKIMCRDGTHFNPNIGVCDHPENAGCEQITSEPPTSEQPTEPTTSEPTSTTPNWTTPTWTTPNFTFPTWTTPTWSTPNFTMPTWTTPTFTTPTWTTPNFTSPTWTTPNWTSPTWTTPNWTLPTWTTPNWTSPTWTTPNWTSPTWTTPNWTSPTWTTPNWTSPTWTTPTWSTPNWTMPTWTTPTWSTPNWTMPTWTTPTPTTQTPPTNWTLPGNWTLPPHWTLPSNWTWPPQWTLPSNWTLPPHWTTTEATTTRTRPTATTTEATTTTRRTRPTTTTTETTTTTRRTRPTTARRTTTPYDGSDSDYSA
- the LOC119071761 gene encoding mucin-2-like isoform X1: MSIHKVIFLTAIFLVYLTNVISAECNHGELYPNPFDCESFYQCSHGVLYKIMCRDGTHFNPNIGVCDHPENAGCEQITSEPPTSEQPTEPTTSEPTSTTPNWTTPTWTTPNFTFPTWTTPTWSTPNFTMPTWTTPTFTTPTWTTPNFTSPTWTTPNWTSPTWTTPNWTLPTWTTPNWTSPTWTTPNWTSPTWTTPNWTSPTWTTPNWTSPTWTTPTWSTPNWTMPTWTTPTWSTPNWTMPTWTTPTPTTQTPPTNWTLPGNWTLPPHWTLPSNWTWPPQWTLPSNWTLPPHWTTTEATTTTRRTRPTTTTTEATTTTRRTRPTATTTEATTTTRRTRPTATTTEATTTTRRTRPTATTTEATTTTRRTRPTTTTTETTTTTRRTRPTTARRTTTPYDGSDSDYSA
- the LOC119071711 gene encoding tuberin, which translates into the protein MNRQDHVINFKKFKQFLGFSGNRPGGNQRSNFAVDAELERNLQPETPVAQRCKTLRELGDAVKANKLEDASIKKLWDLTKDLIVPNKPAEQRQTALVFYQKLIQGQFESLGLMRGHFFRVIQEHNVAEDTLQRLDILRTLTDNGKNIKDFEDSIGAFMVQWIQVIVDEGVTESYLEVLVNMIKYNAAHLENNDLVGIVQNACCLSSRIDDTRTVLQCLQVLDAALCCRGIPIETLPLCIVALCHTVNRENYCQASWKIMKNLLGTNLGHAALLTMCKILNDELMYNDEALLRGAVFHINMGLWGSAVPKLRCSPSTVLMSFLHALGSKRIIVTYEVILSIQRLIKMNGNKLSEPSWDVICDILCAISENISFYEKTSSLSKDHIVQTSFHETINIIESLLQKNEIAANPDRIYKLIESVCEDRPEVSCMHLINYASSKIGATKPEWLQALYNFIERFYGMKNANIRVKSLQSLIQIMDVNRAAYEEEILERVVIPHFSNVHMEPDINVRSAVGKLLIDFAWHCDSKRCLELLDIVEKLLNRPFEMYEHNKTTLRTDADIQDVVTIVDGLIDTFIVKLYRLPSSHAIKIYHLLIGHLEKYYQTPALLDYSSTIRSKIFGWMLRARANATFHIGYPDMSNVNQVRFSHYLGIDQHHQHHAMSFQHTQAQQTQSGQSSGSGQQSDVSSVPTSMFSTISIRRGCKRIVECLKKEKDWNIIQLVLKELPNILQNKAILQGNDMDTLATTLIGMYMNKNSMDLLAPSMNRPNFAELHALILPNIASLVPYNQVIGQHTQKHMIEALTTGLFSRNPQVCVHALTVMLLEMPEMMLRHLPEVLLEMSKMSTTVNVAVPVLEFLSTLIRLPSRRFANFVLVQYMYVFAISVPYTNPYKYDHYTVSLAHHVIAGWFLKCKVPLRRNFVNYIIKNFETNIQIPFHEIKKMDFSQMNNEDSSNRKRSSSLTEQSSRHRDRTLQKITTRPKQDDALYNFHMELAETCIDFLARHTFSPCSALPKRFPTVSSLLAGGQSQSWLVGHNIITITTSGCNSHQLRNGLCDRCALLCKASTRASGNSSMGPTSPETVSTRTDSSSVNKRYTKASLQHTSGQESSSTTSSISSSTVPTPYHQSTDSGSRFFRQTSNDARFSSTSGSLEFLSRRGSNPDTPDNTDSFINSARSNQSISSNLQTSPQQIPERSKQTCSCSCTGWAEICVRRPTGNISWIMRVQNQMSIDTPTEVPLQDLITLFMPSLGGVFGSDFLADSPFLNSSTLTPETIIDHQRKIAVLSSELSDVKSQEEQKREVESNNLSVKQKSISPPSETVTSPIDIPKQSQPKKEAAGSFSDVEPEKDDENPDVPFEDDEASRLRNPVRRVNSSPEMSSSWKNPFLGQKNPIGSNSGGGAGQEEEGINVEGEQQQKKKSFGKDMRVSCEAIPEEIAGSTPPSHPDSVKEVETSLHPKVLVASATAVTAKPATLVPSSSFPTSETVADAKQSLQTHSQSPPKKQLSADDALMPCKTDQKADQPATSKLKLPMDMPKVTTKPPHSPAPLSPRLLAKNAANKIASIQFAPSAGTASSNGDSYHRGRSKTISVVREHDNRDNSKWTFRGTRTGISPSSVFLQLYNTGPNSSVDHPIHIGANNAKAIALLDLIPPFETHKIGVLYVGPGQCANETDILKNRYGSFRYTQFLKNLGTLVSLKDAKEHNLFVNMDSTGRDGNFTYIWQDDIVQVTFHVATLMPNKEQDPLCHEKKKHIGNDYVTIVYKESNEEYNLNTIKGQFNYACVIVEPMELNSNRIFVRSKEDVSKYVGYSEPKIVSDSSAPLLARQLALHANLASLVSQSLKTKNQSPYASNWLERLRKIKHLRAKLLKDNISSTSDHSGNSTTSSGIDSPWLKEDFTTYTQ